A segment of the Panacibacter ginsenosidivorans genome:
ATTTTGACTGTATTAAACCGGTTATTATAAATCTGTTATTATATTATTGTTCCAATTAATTATTGTTCTTGCACAAAAATCAAAGGAATAAAATTACTTGCCGCGTTTGAAATAGAACATACAAGAGTGCTATACAACAAAAGCTTGATAGTTATTCTTAAAATCAGCCCTTAATAATATTTTTTCTTCATGCAACGATTGCTCACAATTAAATGTCAGCATAGCATACAGCACCCGGATGGATGAAAAAAGACTGGTAAAAGATTGTTTAAAATGCATGCCTGTGGCGCAGCGTCAATTATATGATCGCTTTGCAGCGCAGATGATGGCCGTTTGCTACCGCTACACCAAATCAATAAAAGATGCTGAAGATGTATTACAGGAAGGTTTTGTAAAAGTGTATAAAAACCTTCACCAATATAGGTTTGAAGGAGACCTTGGTGCCTGGATAAGAGCAGTGATGGTGCGCACTGCGCTAAACTACCTTAAAAAGAATCAGCCTTATAGTCATGAATTTACTTATGATGATATAGCACTGCACCCTGTAGATGCAGAAACTCCACTTGTAACATTGCAGGCAAAGGAACTGGCGGATATGATACGGCAATTGCCAACAGGCTACCAGGCCATCTTTAACCTGCATGCCATTGAAGGTTACACACATGTGGAAATCGGTAAGATGCTGGGAATACATGAAGGTACATCCAGGTCTCAGTATATGCGGGCAAGAACATTACTCACCAGTTGGCTGGAGAATAAAACTATTCCCGTAAAAAAGGAAAAATATGCAGGAAAATGAATTTGAAAAAAAGGTGCGTAGTTTGATGGATGATCTTGAGATTGCTCCATCTGCACCGGTGTGGGATTATGTAGAAAAGCGTATTCCTAAAAGTAACCGCAGAAGGCGTTTTATTGCTTTCTTTTTTTTACTCGCTGGCTTTGCAGTGTGCGGGCATTTCTTTTATAATAAATTTTCAGGCAATAGAAATGAAATTGAAAAAGCCAATGCAGTAGTGCAACAAAAAAATATTGCATCTCAAAAGAATAATGAAAATAATATCGCAAAGAATAATCAACCGAAATATGCTGATTCGTCAACAACTATTCACGAACCTGCAGCAATAAAAAATGAAAAGCTTGTTTTAAATGATCATCCGCAGCAGCGAAGTCTATCGCAGAAAAAAGAGCGGGGAAATACGATTCATGCGACTGAAGAAATTGACAGCAAAAATGAATCGATAATATCTAATGCACCAATAAATAATAATGATAACAATAAAAAGAATAATCCATTGATTACAGCAGGAGTAGTTAAGCAAAATGAAATTAGTATACCTGATGAACCAATGATCAACAAAAATGTAATTGACTCGGGTACCATATCAACACAACAAGCCGATATAACAGCAACAGCCGGTTTAAAAACAAACGATACAACAAAACAAAATACACAAACAAAAAAATTACCCGGCAATTCAAAAAAAATAGAATGGGGTTTCAGTTTATTGTATGGAAAATCTGATATTGTACAAACCCTGATAAGCCTGAATAAAGATAAAAGTCTGGCTGAGGCTATCTATTCGCCGGGTAATATTGCTATCGATAGTATACAGGCTGCGCAAGCTTCGAGAAACATAAAAGCGAAATCAGCATTTTCACTGGGTGTTACTGTTCGCAAACAATTATCATCACGAAGTAGCATTAGCACAGGCCTGGAATTTATGCACATGAACACTGCTATTCAAACGGGAAATGCAAGAGATAGTTCTGCTGTTTTTGATTATAATAATTCGTCGCAGTATAATCTTGTAAGAAGTTTTTACAGACCGGGAACGGGTTTTAATGTAGTTAATAAATATAATCTTTTACAATTGCCTGTGCTGTACAGCTATCAATTTAATAAAAGCAAAAAGGTTCCATTAACAATAGATGCAGGTCTTTCGTACGCAAGGATCATTTCAGCCAATGCAGTAATATATGATAGCTATAACCAGGTGTATTATAAGAATACAAACCTGTTGCAGAAAAACCAGGTACAGTTACTCGGCGGTTTTACAGCTGCAATTATATTCCACGATAAAAGCCATTTGTATGTCGGGCCACATGTGCAATATGGCTTAACTGATGTGATCAAAAACAGCAGTAATAAACAACATTTCTTTGTGTGGGGTATTGGTGCAACCTATTTTCTTAAAAAATAAATTATAGTTGCGATAAGTATATTCTTGTATACCTAACTGCAGTTTCTTTTAGCATCACCTGTTGCGTCGCACTCTTGTACTTCAGTCCATCAATTGTGCTCAAAAAGATTAATAAAACTCCCGAATTACCTGTACGGCAGAACTTTAATAGCTGTTGGTAATCTAAGAAAAAAATTTAAGTACATTTTCATATTTCCGCTTATTATATGTTACTAACTTGTGGGTATAAATCCAACATCATTATGTACAACCAATCATCCACCGATTCTATCATCATTAATAAGATAGAAGATCTCCTTTTCATCGAGGTTAAAGACAACAGCGGCAAAGAAGCCGAGTACAGTATTCAATCAGAAAACGAGCGTATCATACGTAAAGGCCGCTTTAAAGGGCACCTGATACAATTATGCCTTAGTCACCTTGCGTCAGGATATTATAAGCTGTTTCTTGTAAGGGATGATAATGATATTATTACCTATCCATTCGAAAAACAAAGTGGTCAGTTACTCTCTTTAGGAAGATGATTGTATTGTTTGCACCTTAAAGCTTATTTAAAAAGCTATAACAATTCATTAAAACGATTCAAATATTTTGTTGAAAATTCTACAAGCCTTTTCTTGCACATAATTTGTAATACTACAACCAAAATAAACTGCAAGTTTTATAAAAGCCATCGTTTAACATCGATGGCTTTTTACATTCCTGTAATAAATTTAAAGGAATACCAAGACAAAGTGCATCAGTAAAATAAATGTTTATATAATGATGTTTCTGAGTTTTGACCCAGCTGCAGATTGGATATATGGCATTGTTGCGTCGCACTCTTGTACGCTTAT
Coding sequences within it:
- a CDS encoding RNA polymerase sigma factor; translation: MDEKRLVKDCLKCMPVAQRQLYDRFAAQMMAVCYRYTKSIKDAEDVLQEGFVKVYKNLHQYRFEGDLGAWIRAVMVRTALNYLKKNQPYSHEFTYDDIALHPVDAETPLVTLQAKELADMIRQLPTGYQAIFNLHAIEGYTHVEIGKMLGIHEGTSRSQYMRARTLLTSWLENKTIPVKKEKYAGK
- a CDS encoding outer membrane beta-barrel protein, translated to MQENEFEKKVRSLMDDLEIAPSAPVWDYVEKRIPKSNRRRRFIAFFFLLAGFAVCGHFFYNKFSGNRNEIEKANAVVQQKNIASQKNNENNIAKNNQPKYADSSTTIHEPAAIKNEKLVLNDHPQQRSLSQKKERGNTIHATEEIDSKNESIISNAPINNNDNNKKNNPLITAGVVKQNEISIPDEPMINKNVIDSGTISTQQADITATAGLKTNDTTKQNTQTKKLPGNSKKIEWGFSLLYGKSDIVQTLISLNKDKSLAEAIYSPGNIAIDSIQAAQASRNIKAKSAFSLGVTVRKQLSSRSSISTGLEFMHMNTAIQTGNARDSSAVFDYNNSSQYNLVRSFYRPGTGFNVVNKYNLLQLPVLYSYQFNKSKKVPLTIDAGLSYARIISANAVIYDSYNQVYYKNTNLLQKNQVQLLGGFTAAIIFHDKSHLYVGPHVQYGLTDVIKNSSNKQHFFVWGIGATYFLKK